The following coding sequences are from one Amphiprion ocellaris isolate individual 3 ecotype Okinawa chromosome 19, ASM2253959v1, whole genome shotgun sequence window:
- the LOC129347557 gene encoding piggyBac transposable element-derived protein 4-like, translated as MMMTTTTAMIFTSTQRRDPQPLPKTRPKTIVSTFLAFLHPDIQDTVIKMTNLKVEGRARAPDGWRGMDRTWLRAYLGLLILSGIYRSRGEACESLWDPNTGRPLLRSSMSLKTFRAYCSVLRFDDRRTRQSRRRIGSDKLAAVRHVWDLWRTRLPEMYVPGPDVTVDERLVPFRRRCPFRQYMPNKPARYGLKIWVACDAKSSYTWQMQMYLGNPDN; from the exons ATGATGATGACGACAACAACGGCGATGATCTTCACCTCCACCCAGCGCCGGGACCCACAGCCTTTGCCAAAGACGCGGCCAAAGACAATAGTCTCCACGTTCCTGGCGTTCCTCCACCCGGACATCCAGGACACGGTGATCAAAATGACCAATCTCAAGGTGGAGGGTAGAGCCCGAGCCCCGGATGGATGGAGAGGGATGGACAGGACGTGGCTTCGAGCGTACCTGGGCTTGCTCATTCTCTCCGGCATCTACAGGTCCAGAGGCGAAGCCTGCGAGAGTCTCTGGGATCCCAACACAGGACGACCACTGTTGCGGTCCAGCATGTCGCTAAAGACATTCAGAGCATACTGTAGCGTGCTACGGTTTGATGACCGAAGGACCAGACAGTCCAGGCGACGCATTGGCTCGGACAAGTTGGCTGCCGTGAGACACGTGTGGGACCTGTGGCGAACCAGGTTGCCGGAAATGTACGTCCCAGGCCCCGATGTCACCGTAGACGAGAGGCTGGTCCCATTCAGAC gccGATGTCCGTTCAGGCAGTACATGCCCAACAAACCGGCCAGGTACGGGCTCAAGATATGGGTCGCCTGCGACGCCAAGTCCAGCTACACGTGGCAGATGCAAATGTACCTGGGAAACCCCGACAACTGA
- the adsl gene encoding adenylosuccinate lyase has product MEGADEFMKYRSPLVSRYASKEMAYNFSDRKKFTTWRKLWIYLAKAEKALGLLITDAQILEMETHAEEIDFAMAAEEERKLRHDVMAHVHTYAHCCPTAAPIIHLGATSCYVGDNTDLIMLRDGFDILLPKLARVIDRLANFADKYAHLPTLGFTHYQPAQLTTVGKRACLWLQDLVMDMRNLQRARDDLRFRGVKGTTGTQASFLQLFQGDYNKVEELDRMVTEMAGFKKAYLVTGQTYSRKVDVDCLSNLASLGATVHKICTDIRLLANLKEIEEPFEKEQIGSSAMPYKRNPMRSERCCSLARHLVVLIADPLQTASVQWLERSLDDSANRRISLPESFLTADIILSTLQNITEGLVVYPKVIERHIRHELPFMATENIIMAMVKAGGNRQDCHEKIRVLSQEAAAVVKQEGGDNNLLARVQRDPYFAPILEQLDALLDPKTFIGCAPQQVARFLSEEVRPLLEPYKAKMDVKIELEL; this is encoded by the exons ATGGAAGGAGCCGACGAGTTTATGAAGTATCGTTCACCGCTGGTGTCCAGATATGCCAGCAAGGAAATGGCCTATAACTTCAGTGACAGGAAGAAATTCACAACTTGGAGGAAGCTGTGGATCTATCTTGCTAAAGCTGAAAAG GCTTTGGGTCTGCTCATCACGGATGCCCAGATTCTGGAGATGGAGACCCATGCAGAGGAGATTGACTTTGCCATGGCGGCTGAAGAAGAGCGTAAGCTCAGGCATGATGTCATGGCTCACGTCCACACTTACGCACATTGCTGCCCCACTGCAGCTCCCATCATTCACCTTGGAGCCACCTCATGCTATGTGGGAGACAATACT GATCTCATTATGCTGCGTGATGGCTTTGACATCCTCTTGCCTAAG CTGGCGAGAGTCATTGACAGGCTGGCAAACTTTGCAGACAAATATGCTCACCTCCCCACACTTGGCTTCACACACTACCA GCCTGCGCAGTTGACCACGGTCGGGAAGCGAGCATGTCTATGGCTGCAGGACTTGGTCATGGACATGCGGAATCTGCAACGAGCCCGTGATGACCTACGTTTCCGGGGGGTCAAGGGGACCACTGGCACCCAGGCCAGCTTTCTTCAACTTTTTCAGGGGGACTATAACAAG GTTGAAGAGCTTGATAGGATGGTGACAGAAATGGCTGGCTTCAAAAA AGCCTACCTGGTGACTGGACAGACATACAGTCGTAAAGTCGACGTAGATTGTCTGTCCAACTTGGCCAGTTTGGGAGCTACTGTTCACAAG ATCTGCACAGACATCCGCCTGTTGGCCAACCTGAAGGAGATTGAGGAGCCTTTTGAGAAAGAGCAGATTG GTTCCAGTGCCATGCCTTACAAGAGGAATCCCATGCGTTCAGAGCGTTGCTGTAGCTTGGCCCGACATCTGGTGGTGCTGATTGCTGACCCACTGCAAACGGCCTCAGTACAGTGGTTGGAGAGAAGCCTGGACGATAGTGCCAACAG GAGGATCTCACTGCCCGAGTCCTTCCTGACTGCAGACATCATCCTGAGCACTCTTCAGAACATCACAGAGGGTCTGGTGGTCTACCCCAAAGTCATTGAGAGGCACATTCGCCATGAGCTGCCCTTCATGGCCACAGAGAACATCATTATGGCAATGGTTAAGGCTGGAGGAAACAGACAG GACTGCCACGAGAAGATCCGTGTTCTATCCCaagaggcagcagcagtggtTAAACAGGAGGGTGGTGACAATAATCTGCTGGCCAGGGTACAGCGAGACCCTTACTTCGCACCTATCCTGGAGCAGCTAGATGCTTTGCTGGACCCCAAAACCTTTATTGGCTGTGCTCCACAACAG GTTGCAAGGTTTCTGTCAGAGGAGGTGCGCCCGCTTCTAGAGCCATACAAGGCCAAGATGGATGTCAAGATTGAGCTTGAGCTTTAA